A single genomic interval of Pyrobaculum arsenaticum DSM 13514 harbors:
- a CDS encoding acetyl ornithine aminotransferase family protein — protein sequence MPKWHWPIDPDKVPQIRVEPPGPKAREIVKRDEEVLMQSFARWYPLVIARGYGPVVEDVDGNLYIDFNAGIAVTNVGHAHPKVVDAIKKQAELFLHYSLTDFYYEVAVRLAERLVSIAPISGRKKVFFTNSGTESIEGVLKIARGYFKGQRPYVIAFLGAFHGRTYGSMSLSASKTVHRRHFSPLVPGIIHAPFPHPVHCPFKASTAEECGEYALGFLEDWIFRRLVDPSEVALVIMEPVQGEGGYVVPPKNFVQGLRKITKEHGILFAVDEVQTGFGRTGRWFAIEHFGVEPDLIATAKAIAAGLPLGAIIGKAEVMSLPRGAHANTFGGNPVAAAAALASLEVIEEEELLHHAELLGEELKKFFRDELGDRHDVRGLGLMIGVELLDEKKKPAKYLDEVLTKAFKRGVAVIGAGLSTIRVAPPLVIPRDMALRATAIITDILSGYR from the coding sequence ATGCCCAAATGGCATTGGCCCATCGACCCGGACAAAGTGCCGCAAATAAGAGTAGAGCCGCCCGGGCCCAAAGCACGTGAAATAGTAAAACGAGACGAAGAGGTGTTAATGCAATCATTCGCCAGGTGGTACCCACTCGTTATTGCCAGAGGCTACGGCCCAGTGGTCGAGGACGTCGACGGAAACCTCTACATAGACTTCAACGCGGGCATCGCCGTGACTAACGTAGGACATGCCCACCCCAAAGTCGTCGACGCCATTAAAAAACAAGCAGAGCTCTTCCTCCACTACTCCCTAACCGACTTCTACTACGAGGTAGCGGTGAGGCTGGCCGAGAGGCTTGTCTCCATCGCGCCCATCTCGGGGAGGAAGAAGGTCTTCTTTACCAACAGCGGCACCGAGTCTATTGAAGGCGTCTTGAAGATCGCCAGAGGCTACTTCAAGGGCCAGAGGCCCTACGTCATCGCGTTCCTCGGCGCCTTCCACGGGCGGACCTACGGATCGATGAGCCTATCAGCCTCAAAGACAGTACACAGGCGCCACTTCTCCCCCCTAGTGCCGGGAATAATCCACGCGCCCTTCCCCCACCCCGTGCACTGCCCCTTCAAAGCCTCCACAGCTGAGGAGTGCGGCGAGTACGCCCTAGGGTTTCTAGAAGACTGGATATTCCGCCGGCTCGTCGACCCCTCTGAAGTAGCGCTGGTGATAATGGAGCCCGTGCAGGGCGAGGGCGGCTACGTGGTGCCCCCGAAGAACTTCGTGCAGGGGCTTAGGAAGATCACCAAGGAGCACGGCATACTCTTCGCCGTTGACGAGGTGCAGACAGGATTCGGCAGGACTGGGAGGTGGTTCGCCATTGAGCACTTCGGCGTGGAGCCTGATTTAATAGCCACGGCCAAGGCCATAGCCGCGGGGCTACCCCTCGGCGCCATTATAGGCAAAGCCGAGGTTATGTCCCTCCCGAGGGGGGCACACGCCAACACCTTTGGCGGGAACCCAGTAGCCGCGGCCGCCGCCCTCGCCTCGCTAGAAGTCATAGAGGAAGAAGAGCTACTCCACCACGCCGAGTTGCTCGGGGAGGAGCTGAAAAAATTCTTCAGGGACGAGCTCGGCGATAGGCACGACGTTAGGGGCCTCGGCTTAATGATAGGCGTCGAGTTGCTAGACGAGAAGAAAAAGCCGGCCAAGTACTTAGACGAGGTTTTAACGAAGGCGTTTAAACGCGGCGTCGCGGTTATAGGCGCTGGGCTATCTACGATAAGAGTCGCACCGCCGCTGGTAATCCCCCGCGATATGGCGCTGAGAGCAACCGCTATTATTACCGATATTCTAAGCGGCTATAGATAG
- the sufC gene encoding Fe-S cluster assembly ATPase SufC, translating to MHMLEIRNLRVAVGGREILKGVTLSVSSGETVVLMGPNGSGKSTLFQAIAGNPKYEILDGDILLDGESIRDLAPEERFAKGIFVGFQSPVAVPEVRFAFLLQAMLNIRAGKKLTDPNPQVLAQAQKLAAELGLKPEVFNRGVGAGFSGGEFKRAEVLQALLLNPKFVILDEPDSGLDVDGIAAVGKAVSRLSASGSGVLLSTHYARVLKFIKPTRVYVMADGRIVLQGDENIIKKIEEIGYKSYFEEIRQEL from the coding sequence ATGCACATGCTCGAGATCAGAAACTTGAGAGTGGCGGTGGGAGGCCGGGAGATCCTCAAAGGAGTCACGCTGTCGGTCTCCAGCGGAGAAACCGTAGTGCTGATGGGGCCCAACGGCAGCGGCAAGTCGACGCTCTTCCAAGCGATAGCAGGCAATCCCAAATACGAAATCTTAGACGGCGACATCCTCCTAGACGGCGAGTCAATAAGAGACCTCGCCCCCGAGGAGCGATTCGCAAAAGGCATATTCGTCGGCTTCCAGTCCCCCGTAGCGGTTCCCGAGGTGAGGTTCGCCTTCCTGCTACAAGCCATGCTGAACATCAGGGCTGGGAAGAAGCTGACAGACCCAAACCCGCAGGTGCTAGCCCAGGCCCAGAAGCTGGCGGCCGAGCTGGGCCTCAAGCCTGAGGTGTTCAACAGGGGCGTAGGCGCCGGCTTCAGTGGCGGCGAGTTTAAACGCGCCGAAGTTCTACAAGCCCTCCTCTTAAACCCAAAATTCGTCATACTAGACGAGCCCGACTCCGGCCTCGACGTAGACGGAATCGCCGCGGTGGGCAAAGCGGTGTCAAGACTAAGCGCATCAGGAAGCGGCGTATTGCTCTCCACCCACTACGCCAGGGTACTGAAGTTCATCAAGCCAACAAGAGTATATGTCATGGCCGACGGGAGAATCGTCCTACAAGGCGACGAAAACATCATAAAGAAAATCGAGGAAATAGGATACAAGAGCTACTTTGAAGAAATACGCCAAGAACTATAA
- a CDS encoding isopentenyl phosphate kinase: MHIIKFGGSAITDKTKPHTYRPGRIAAAATELRGRPAALIHGAGSFAHPHVKAFGLTPLGIALTKAALRRLTSYVVDELASAGVAAMPVEPSDVFWGRTLARPEVIRHAITHGLYPLLHGDIVPSDEGYTVISGDDIAVELAKLFNPKAVVFLMDTDGIYTAPPGAPGARKIERITEDLDVEGTAGVDVTGGIRKKVEAGLEIAKLGVPVYYCSITDREALRLILNDEKPRTCTVVEPTLTR; encoded by the coding sequence ATGCACATAATCAAATTCGGAGGTAGCGCCATCACCGACAAGACGAAGCCCCACACATATAGGCCTGGGCGCATCGCCGCGGCGGCAACCGAGCTGAGGGGGCGCCCAGCGGCTCTGATACACGGCGCTGGCTCATTCGCCCATCCACACGTCAAGGCCTTCGGCCTCACCCCACTCGGCATCGCCCTAACCAAAGCAGCCCTCAGAAGACTGACGTCGTATGTAGTGGACGAGTTAGCCTCAGCCGGCGTGGCGGCCATGCCCGTGGAGCCCAGCGACGTGTTCTGGGGAAGGACGCTGGCAAGGCCAGAGGTGATCCGCCACGCCATCACCCACGGCCTCTACCCCCTCCTCCATGGCGATATCGTGCCCTCTGACGAGGGGTACACAGTCATCAGCGGAGACGACATAGCCGTGGAGCTCGCAAAGCTGTTCAATCCAAAGGCGGTGGTGTTCCTTATGGACACCGACGGCATATACACCGCGCCTCCGGGGGCTCCCGGCGCGAGGAAGATCGAGAGGATAACAGAGGATCTGGACGTGGAGGGCACAGCCGGCGTCGACGTAACCGGCGGGATAAGGAAAAAGGTGGAGGCGGGGCTAGAAATAGCAAAGCTCGGCGTGCCTGTGTACTACTGCTCCATTACAGATAGGGAGGCGCTACGGCTAATACTCAACGATGAAAAGCCCCGCACCTGCACCGTCGTGGAGCCCACACTAACAAGATGA
- a CDS encoding polyprenyl synthetase family protein yields MDVLTALHAKYGQEIEKALERYLAIDLADDFHEAVLYQLKTGGKRLRPLLTLATAEAVSGRWEPALPAAAIVELIHNYSLIYDDIIDRGDVRRGMPTVRKAFGDNAAILIGIWYREAIEEAVLETPKPLVFAREVAKVIKAIDEGERLDILFECAGRSDPYFAKARWKEVTLDDYVKMVSLKTGVLIAAAAKWGVLSVSDDGDLAEAAWNFGLNAGIAFQIIDDVLDIYGDPKKFGKEIGKDIKEHKRGNAVVAIALSKLPPHKRERLLSILRIDSMRDAEVKEAVEILDEAKAKEEALRLADRYREEAERHLAKIPNNKTLRDLLNFILKRQY; encoded by the coding sequence ATGGACGTCTTAACGGCCCTACACGCCAAATACGGCCAGGAAATAGAAAAGGCTTTGGAGCGCTACCTCGCCATAGATCTAGCAGACGACTTCCACGAGGCGGTGCTCTACCAGTTAAAGACAGGCGGAAAGAGGCTTAGGCCCCTCCTTACCCTCGCCACTGCGGAGGCGGTGTCGGGGAGGTGGGAGCCCGCCCTCCCCGCGGCGGCTATCGTGGAGCTTATCCACAACTACTCCCTCATCTACGACGACATTATTGACAGGGGAGATGTCAGGAGGGGAATGCCCACAGTGCGGAAGGCCTTTGGCGACAACGCCGCCATCCTAATAGGCATTTGGTACAGGGAGGCGATAGAGGAGGCCGTGCTGGAGACGCCTAAGCCGCTGGTATTCGCCAGGGAGGTGGCCAAGGTGATAAAGGCAATAGACGAGGGGGAGAGGCTAGACATCCTCTTCGAATGCGCCGGCAGGAGCGACCCCTACTTCGCCAAGGCCAGGTGGAAGGAGGTGACGCTGGACGACTACGTCAAGATGGTGTCTTTGAAAACCGGCGTGTTGATTGCGGCCGCGGCTAAGTGGGGGGTTCTGTCAGTAAGCGACGACGGCGACCTTGCAGAAGCCGCTTGGAACTTCGGCCTAAACGCGGGAATAGCCTTCCAGATAATCGACGACGTGTTGGACATATACGGTGATCCCAAGAAATTCGGCAAGGAGATAGGCAAGGACATAAAGGAGCACAAGCGGGGCAACGCCGTTGTGGCAATAGCCCTCTCCAAGCTACCGCCCCACAAGAGGGAGAGGCTACTGTCAATTCTCAGAATAGACAGTATGAGAGATGCCGAGGTGAAAGAAGCCGTGGAGATACTCGACGAGGCCAAAGCCAAGGAGGAGGCCCTCCGCCTCGCCGACCGCTACAGAGAGGAGGCCGAGCGCCACTTGGCCAAAATCCCAAACAACAAGACGCTGAGAGACTTGCTAAACTTCATACTAAAGAGACAGTACTGA
- a CDS encoding DUF92 domain-containing protein: MDLYLFIVPSIVALAAVALKKSYLTLRGATSAVFVGSAVAVADVRLFALLAVFFITSSAFTKLRGEWKRRMGLKDVSGRSLRQVVGVGAPIALFAVLYIATGDPKMVGAAATAVAVATADTWASEIGVAYGGVPRHVLAPWRRLPPGVSGGVTPIGVAASALGAAFIAILSAVLGVAKAPILVALLGYLGELLDSVLGATLQIKYLCKDTVTEAPATGCVKRGFLTNESVNLISGLVMGFVYTLLS, from the coding sequence ATGGATCTCTACCTCTTTATCGTTCCGTCTATCGTTGCTCTCGCCGCCGTTGCTTTAAAGAAGAGCTACCTAACCTTGAGGGGCGCCACCTCCGCCGTCTTCGTCGGCTCGGCGGTTGCGGTGGCCGACGTTAGGCTCTTCGCGCTCCTCGCCGTTTTTTTCATAACCTCATCCGCCTTCACGAAGTTGAGGGGGGAGTGGAAGAGGAGGATGGGGCTCAAGGACGTCTCGGGGCGTTCTCTCAGGCAGGTAGTGGGGGTAGGGGCGCCTATTGCCCTCTTCGCCGTTCTCTACATAGCGACTGGAGATCCGAAAATGGTGGGGGCCGCCGCCACGGCGGTGGCAGTGGCGACGGCGGATACGTGGGCCAGCGAGATAGGCGTCGCGTATGGCGGGGTTCCGAGACACGTCTTAGCTCCGTGGCGGCGCCTGCCCCCGGGGGTCTCCGGCGGCGTTACCCCCATAGGCGTGGCGGCCTCTGCCCTAGGCGCGGCGTTTATAGCTATTCTCTCCGCGGTGTTGGGCGTGGCAAAGGCGCCGATCCTCGTGGCATTGCTCGGGTACTTGGGCGAGCTTCTAGACAGCGTGTTAGGGGCTACGCTTCAGATTAAGTACCTGTGTAAAGATACGGTCACGGAGGCGCCGGCCACGGGCTGTGTAAAACGCGGATTCCTGACAAACGAGTCCGTAAACCTGATCTCCGGGCTCGTAATGGGCTTTGTATATACGCTTCTCTCCTAA
- a CDS encoding secondary thiamine-phosphate synthase enzyme YjbQ, producing MRVHVEEFQVKTRAQEEIVVITSQVEQAVERSGVKNGIVLVYAPHATAIITANENEPRLREDVLGKIRTLFPRGAGYKHDEIDDNANAHLANIFLGFHIVMPVVGGKIRRGTWQEVMLIEMDGPRTRHIVVIVLGE from the coding sequence GTGAGAGTTCACGTGGAGGAGTTTCAGGTCAAGACCCGCGCCCAAGAGGAGATTGTGGTGATAACGTCTCAGGTAGAACAGGCAGTGGAGCGAAGCGGTGTGAAGAATGGTATTGTACTTGTCTACGCCCCGCACGCCACTGCGATAATTACGGCAAACGAAAACGAGCCTAGGCTTAGGGAGGATGTATTAGGGAAAATACGCACGCTGTTTCCAAGAGGCGCCGGCTATAAACACGACGAGATCGACGACAACGCAAACGCGCATCTGGCAAATATATTTCTCGGCTTTCACATAGTGATGCCTGTGGTGGGCGGCAAGATTAGGAGGGGGACTTGGCAGGAGGTGATGCTTATAGAAATGGATGGCCCCCGCACCCGCCACATCGTGGTGATTGTGCTCGGCGAATAA
- a CDS encoding AIR synthase related protein yields MEKGFLRRLLQELGAEENDVVYVDDLVVKVDGSASTTSRLPFQTWEDFGWKNVASALSDLRVKFAEPLLMLVSVTAPFMDVAEEIIEGVKAAARRFSLRYVGGDLNEGVEAVVDVVMVGRAPAKIGRVPNPGDLLITIPLFGYTSIAYKFWPAAAHPTVKRGVEMLKRPEPTWPLPLLECVTASMDSSDGLADVLWAMAKGVDIVVTQLPTTDDVEAFAEDRQLDLEELVFNGGEEYLPVFAIRPNCEVKPPYVAFAEVRPGQGNVWWRDKPLPWRGWSYFRRG; encoded by the coding sequence GTGGAGAAGGGCTTCCTCCGCCGCCTGTTGCAGGAGCTGGGGGCTGAGGAAAACGACGTAGTCTATGTAGACGACCTCGTCGTTAAGGTAGATGGCTCTGCGTCGACTACCTCTAGGCTCCCCTTCCAGACGTGGGAAGACTTCGGGTGGAAAAACGTCGCCTCCGCCCTCAGCGATCTGCGAGTCAAATTCGCAGAGCCCCTCCTCATGCTGGTCTCCGTCACGGCGCCCTTCATGGACGTGGCGGAGGAGATAATAGAGGGTGTGAAGGCGGCGGCAAGGCGCTTCTCCTTGCGCTACGTAGGCGGCGACCTAAACGAGGGGGTTGAGGCAGTTGTCGACGTGGTCATGGTGGGGAGGGCCCCCGCAAAGATCGGCAGAGTGCCGAACCCTGGCGACCTCCTCATCACGATACCCCTCTTCGGCTACACGAGTATCGCGTATAAGTTTTGGCCTGCGGCCGCTCATCCAACCGTGAAGAGGGGGGTTGAGATGTTAAAGAGGCCTGAACCTACCTGGCCTCTGCCTCTGCTGGAATGCGTAACCGCAAGTATGGACTCCAGCGACGGGCTCGCCGATGTCCTCTGGGCTATGGCGAAGGGTGTGGACATAGTAGTAACGCAGCTACCCACTACTGACGACGTAGAGGCATTCGCCGAGGACCGCCAGCTTGATCTAGAGGAGCTGGTGTTCAACGGCGGGGAGGAGTACCTCCCCGTATTTGCCATAAGGCCCAACTGCGAGGTGAAGCCGCCCTACGTCGCCTTCGCGGAAGTAAGGCCAGGTCAAGGGAACGTCTGGTGGCGGGACAAGCCCCTCCCGTGGCGGGGGTGGTCGTACTTCCGGCGCGGGTGA
- the rpiA gene encoding ribose 5-phosphate isomerase A — MSKATLAREAVKLVKPGMVVGLGSGTTAREFIKALAEARIDGVVLVPTSVDSEILAQEVGLGNALRPMWAVDHVDLAVDGADEVTRDKLILKGRGGALLREKIVDYAADMFVVLIEEHKLVERIPKASPVPIEVVPWAWRFVARRIEREFGGSARLRTGEGKLGPVVTDNGNYIVDWTPPGPLDASAEDRLKAVPGVVESGIFSKRRDAVVLVARRDGTILSF, encoded by the coding sequence ATGTCGAAGGCTACTTTGGCTAGAGAAGCTGTGAAGTTGGTGAAACCAGGAATGGTGGTGGGGCTGGGCTCCGGGACGACGGCTCGGGAGTTCATAAAGGCCCTGGCAGAGGCCAGAATTGATGGGGTTGTCCTAGTCCCCACCTCCGTTGATAGTGAAATATTGGCTCAGGAGGTGGGGCTCGGCAATGCGCTTAGGCCCATGTGGGCGGTTGACCACGTTGACTTAGCCGTTGACGGCGCCGACGAGGTGACGCGAGATAAGCTCATCCTCAAGGGGAGGGGTGGGGCGCTTCTCAGAGAGAAGATCGTAGACTACGCCGCTGACATGTTCGTCGTGTTGATAGAGGAACACAAGCTCGTGGAGAGGATCCCAAAGGCCAGCCCCGTGCCTATTGAGGTGGTGCCTTGGGCGTGGCGCTTCGTAGCTAGGAGGATTGAGAGGGAGTTCGGCGGCTCCGCCCGGCTGAGGACCGGCGAGGGGAAGCTGGGGCCCGTGGTAACTGACAACGGGAACTACATAGTTGATTGGACTCCGCCCGGCCCCCTTGACGCCTCTGCTGAGGACCGGCTAAAAGCTGTGCCAGGTGTTGTGGAGAGTGGCATTTTTTCAAAGAGGAGAGATGCCGTGGTGTTGGTGGCCAGACGAGACGGGACAATCTTAAGCTTTTAG
- a CDS encoding CBS domain-containing protein, with protein MKIRELVRRDHLVYCYADEPIECAVAKMYASNVGSVVVVDRTGSPVGIITERDIVRLLAEEVDFKTPLERVARKNLVTASPDDTVIATAAKMIEKNIRHIPVVEGGRVIGVVSIRDVLRALVTAEAFP; from the coding sequence ATGAAGATTAGAGAGCTTGTAAGAAGGGACCACCTTGTCTACTGCTATGCCGACGAGCCCATCGAGTGCGCAGTTGCCAAGATGTACGCGTCTAACGTGGGGAGCGTCGTTGTGGTAGACAGAACAGGTAGTCCCGTCGGCATTATCACAGAGCGCGACATCGTGAGACTCCTGGCCGAGGAAGTGGATTTCAAGACACCTCTTGAGCGGGTGGCTAGAAAAAACTTGGTAACTGCTTCTCCTGACGACACAGTGATAGCAACAGCTGCCAAGATGATTGAGAAGAACATTAGGCACATACCGGTGGTGGAGGGCGGCAGAGTGATCGGCGTGGTAAGTATACGCGATGTGCTGAGGGCATTGGTCACGGCAGAGGCCTTCCCGTAG
- a CDS encoding aldehyde ferredoxin oxidoreductase N-terminal domain-containing protein, translating into MILLEIDMGKNKVEKQEIDASGPLEAAITIHKKYETWRLDPLSPEAPIVFGMGPFVGGKLYGVHRLIFVFKSPQTKTLHVSALGGAAYKAMGMGAQAVAIRGRAEKPTAVFIANGQVEFAEIKPSDAYNLIKELYETRRDFFIQNDARALVVGPASWTTYNGAIVSVDIDVKKGEFRLGAEDFAARGGPGTALAQGHNVVAIVVGGPKKPLYEKAADAEAINQLFRQRLGKPYLDVLNEKTVKYRYDPKIGTGGTFGVNYPHYRDLLPLFGYKSIYMPKEERIKHADLVLELFWKPFQVEVFEKAKSWYNCGEPCPVVCKKVWRGKKVDYESFHAAGPFIGNYLLQEAVPVVDEIDKLGLDAIEMGHVIAWLFDAVYTGLLKPEEVGLDDVPAFDPSSFDPVKDSRRNAKLALALVRNFVNNSTDVLALVAKHGIRKAARELERRYADRVRERGVRFRDLAVYAAYGAEGYMTPNFYWAPGLVAPMYVLGRYWTNYNPTFMSPEDFAKTSYERAVAEALVDNAGICRFHRGWAEPVLKELYQLVGARPPAALYREIAYYAKLSGAEPMPWESKRTRDLVSALAKELGSKEWRFEDYDDYYEWWIRFKEALDKLILA; encoded by the coding sequence GTGATACTACTTGAAATAGACATGGGGAAGAACAAAGTTGAGAAACAAGAAATAGACGCCTCGGGGCCGCTGGAAGCCGCTATTACGATCCACAAAAAATACGAGACGTGGCGCCTTGATCCGCTATCCCCAGAAGCCCCTATAGTCTTCGGCATGGGCCCCTTCGTCGGGGGGAAGCTCTACGGCGTCCACCGCCTCATCTTCGTCTTCAAAAGCCCGCAGACAAAGACCCTACACGTTTCGGCCCTAGGAGGCGCCGCATACAAGGCAATGGGCATGGGCGCCCAGGCGGTGGCCATAAGAGGGAGGGCCGAGAAGCCCACCGCTGTTTTTATCGCAAACGGCCAAGTGGAATTCGCCGAGATTAAGCCAAGCGACGCCTACAACCTGATCAAAGAGCTCTACGAGACGCGCAGAGATTTCTTCATACAAAACGACGCAAGAGCCCTCGTGGTGGGCCCCGCCTCGTGGACGACGTACAACGGAGCCATTGTTTCTGTAGATATAGACGTAAAGAAAGGGGAGTTTCGGCTGGGAGCGGAGGACTTCGCCGCCAGGGGAGGTCCCGGCACGGCGCTGGCCCAAGGCCACAACGTCGTAGCCATCGTGGTAGGCGGCCCCAAGAAGCCGCTTTACGAAAAAGCGGCGGACGCAGAGGCGATAAACCAGCTTTTTAGGCAGAGGCTCGGGAAGCCCTACCTAGACGTGCTTAACGAAAAGACCGTGAAGTACAGATACGACCCCAAGATAGGGACCGGTGGCACCTTCGGCGTCAACTACCCCCACTACCGCGACTTGCTCCCCCTCTTCGGCTACAAGTCGATATACATGCCGAAGGAGGAGAGGATCAAACACGCCGACCTCGTCCTAGAGCTGTTTTGGAAGCCGTTCCAAGTGGAGGTTTTCGAAAAGGCAAAAAGCTGGTACAACTGCGGCGAGCCCTGCCCCGTCGTGTGCAAAAAGGTGTGGAGAGGGAAAAAGGTCGATTATGAATCATTCCACGCCGCGGGGCCCTTCATAGGCAACTACCTACTCCAAGAGGCCGTGCCGGTTGTGGACGAGATAGACAAGCTGGGCCTAGACGCCATAGAAATGGGCCACGTCATCGCATGGCTTTTCGACGCCGTTTACACGGGTCTGCTTAAGCCGGAGGAGGTGGGCCTCGACGACGTGCCGGCCTTCGACCCGTCCAGCTTCGACCCGGTTAAGGACTCGAGGAGAAACGCCAAGCTCGCCCTAGCGTTGGTGAGGAACTTCGTCAACAACTCCACCGACGTCCTGGCGCTTGTGGCCAAACACGGCATTAGAAAGGCGGCGCGGGAGCTGGAGAGGCGCTATGCGGACAGGGTAAGGGAGAGGGGGGTCCGGTTCAGGGACTTAGCCGTATACGCCGCATACGGCGCCGAGGGGTACATGACCCCCAACTTCTACTGGGCGCCCGGGCTAGTCGCCCCCATGTACGTGCTGGGCAGGTACTGGACGAACTACAACCCCACCTTTATGTCCCCCGAGGACTTCGCCAAGACCTCCTACGAGAGGGCGGTGGCCGAGGCGCTGGTGGACAACGCCGGCATTTGCCGATTCCACCGGGGCTGGGCAGAGCCCGTGCTCAAAGAGCTGTACCAGCTTGTCGGCGCCCGGCCCCCCGCCGCTCTCTACCGCGAAATCGCCTACTACGCAAAGCTCTCAGGCGCAGAGCCTATGCCATGGGAGTCCAAGAGGACGCGGGACTTAGTCTCCGCCCTAGCCAAGGAGCTGGGGAGCAAGGAGTGGAGGTTCGAAGACTACGACGACTACTACGAATGGTGGATTAGGTTCAAGGAGGCACTGGATAAGTTAATACTTGCCTAG